The following proteins are encoded in a genomic region of Planctomycetaceae bacterium:
- a CDS encoding EscU/YscU/HrcU family type III secretion system export apparatus switch protein, which produces MSDDTTSRTEMPTPLRLQEARRRGQVARSADLSSAVVVFGSLMLLMALAGPLTGALKEMFAACLHSAGAGAPSAAAAMEIPALGEVLWLGGALCVAAALLAVGAGMGQVGPLMTSEPLKLDLSRLGVMKGLRGLFGRRSIVRLGLGLAKTTAAGVMAGAALFSAGAGGALPPGGSTDEIASWGGSTVLKIAMRASAALLALAVVDLFYQRWQFRQDLKMTRREYLDDMRKMEGDPQIRLARRKEMSKRRGWASLRRVREGGNG; this is translated from the coding sequence ATGAGCGACGACACGACATCCCGGACTGAGATGCCGACGCCCCTGCGGCTGCAGGAGGCCCGGCGGCGCGGACAGGTTGCGCGCAGCGCGGACCTTTCCTCCGCCGTGGTCGTCTTTGGCAGCTTGATGTTGCTGATGGCGCTGGCGGGCCCGCTCACCGGCGCGCTGAAGGAGATGTTCGCCGCGTGCCTGCACTCGGCGGGCGCCGGCGCCCCCAGTGCGGCTGCGGCGATGGAGATACCCGCCCTTGGCGAGGTGCTGTGGTTGGGCGGGGCGTTGTGCGTGGCCGCAGCGCTGCTGGCGGTGGGGGCGGGGATGGGGCAGGTCGGGCCGCTGATGACGAGCGAACCGCTCAAGCTCGACCTGTCGCGCCTGGGCGTGATGAAAGGTCTGCGCGGGCTATTCGGCCGCCGGTCGATCGTGCGCCTGGGATTGGGTCTGGCCAAGACCACAGCCGCCGGCGTGATGGCCGGGGCGGCGCTATTCTCGGCGGGCGCGGGGGGTGCTCTGCCGCCGGGCGGCAGCACCGACGAGATTGCCTCGTGGGGCGGCTCGACGGTCCTGAAGATCGCCATGCGCGCCTCGGCGGCGCTGCTGGCGCTGGCGGTGGTGGACCTGTTCTATCAGCGATGGCAATTCCGCCAGGATCTCAAGATGACGCGGCGCGAGTACCTCGACGACATGCGGAAGATGGAAGGCGATCCACAGATCCGCCTGGCCCGCCGCAAGGAAATGAGCAAGCGCCGCGGATGGGCGTCGCTGCGACGGGTGAGGGAGGGCGGCAATGGCTGA